The Engraulis encrasicolus isolate BLACKSEA-1 chromosome 4, IST_EnEncr_1.0, whole genome shotgun sequence genome includes a window with the following:
- the LOC134447215 gene encoding UDP-glucuronosyltransferase 2A1-like: MHLFTVTALLLSAFLSLSSGGKVLVFPLEGSHWVNMKVIIEELHSRGHNITVVRPSDSWYIKEDSPYYTAITLPTAGGTDEEFFTSFVTKLLIIRKEQRIWSQLMFEFEIITKLSEMHRQMCEMMVKMFEDKALMKSLMDTKFDILLTDPGVGGGVFLARRLNLPMVFNVRWTVHGEAHYAIAPSPVSYVPYPRTEITDRMTFIQRVQNLIAWTIGFYQWQKIVAPHYTAFVKRYFGPDVDYFSLFQDADIWLMRNDFTFEFPRPTMPNVVYMGGFQCKPAKPLPVDLEEFVQSSGEHGVIIMSLGTLVADLPSDITEEIAAGFAQIPQKVIWRHQGPKPSTLGNNTLLVDWMPQHDLLGHPKTKVFVAHGGTNGVQEAIYYGVPIVGLPLVLDQPDNLSKMVAKGTAKVVDITSMDRAVFVEALREVLHEPSYRENMQQLSRIHHDQPMKPLDRAIFWIEFVMRNGGAPHLRTQSFRMSWVVYHSVDIILTLMTALLFLLLIVFLIIKKCLSVLVKKKVKSE, encoded by the coding sequence ATGCATCTCTTCACGGTGACAGCGTTGCTGCTGTCTGCTTTTCTGTCCTTGAGCTCAGGGGGCAAAGTGCTGGTCTTCCCCCTCGAGGGCAGCCACTGGGTGAACATGAAGGTCATCATTGAGGAGCTGCACTCCCGAGGACACAACATCACCGTAGTGAGACCTTCAGACAGCTGGTACATCAAAGAGGACTCTCCCTACTACACTGCCATAACACTACCTACCGCTGGAGGAACTGATGAGGAGTTCTTCACTTCTTTTGTGACCAAACTTTTAATAATACGGAAAGAGCAAAGGATTTGGAGCCAGCTGATGTTTGAGTTTGAAATAATCACTAAGCTGTCAGAGATGCATCGACAAATGTGTGAGATGATGGTAAAGATGTTTGAAGACAAAGCCCTCATGAAATCACTGATGGATACTAAGTTTGACATTCTGTTGACTGATCCAGGTGTAGGAGGGGGAGTCTTCTTAGCTCGACGTCTTAATCTGCCAATGGTGTTTAATGTCAGGTGGACAGTACATGGAGAGGCCCACTATGCCATTGCTCCCTCCCCTGTCTCCTACGTCCCCTACCCAAGAACAGAAATAACAGACAGGATGACATTTATTCAGAGAGTTCAAAATTTGATTGCATGGACCATTGGTTTTTATCAGTGGCAAAAGATTGTTGCTCCCCACTACACAGCTTTTGTCAAACGTTACTTTGGCCCTGACGTCGACTACTTCTCCCTGTTCCAGGATGCCGACATCTGGCTCATGAGAAATGACTTCACCTTTGAGTTCCCACGCCCTACTATGCCCAATGTGGTGTACATGGGCGGATTTCAATGCAAACCTGCTAAACCACTTCCTGTTGACCTGGAAGAGTTTGTCCAAAGTTCAGGGGAACATGGAGTCATCATCATGTCCTTGGGAACTCTGGTTGCAGATCTTCCGAGTGACATTACCGAGGAGATAGCTGCTGGTTTTGCACAAATTCCCCAAAAGGTCATTTGGAGACACCAAGGGCCCAAACCATCCACTCTTGGCAACAATACCTTACTGGTGGACTGGATGCCCCAACATGACCTGCTGGGCCACCCAAAGACCAAAGTGTTTGTAGCTCATGGAGGCACCAATGGTGTCCAGGAGGCCATATACTATGGTGTTCCCATAGTTGGCTTACCTTTGGTATTAGATCAACCTGACAATCTATCTAAGATGGTAGCGAAAGGAACAGCAAAAGTGGTGGACATTACCAGCATGGACAGAGCAGTGTTTGTGGAGGCACTAAGGGAGGTGCTGCATGAACCATCCTACAGGGAGAACATGCAGCAGCTCTCCAGGATCCACCATGACCAGCCCATGAAGCCTCTGGACCGCGCCATCTTCTGGATTGAGTTTGTGATGAGGAACGGAGGTGCTCCTCACCTTCGCACACAGTCCTTCAGGATGTCCTGGGTTGTTTACCATTCTGTAGACATAATACTGACACTAATGACTGCTCTGCTGTTCCTTCTGCTGATTGTCTTCCTGATCATCAAGAAATGCCTCTCAGTCTTAGTTAAGAAGAAAGTGAAATCTGAATAA